The nucleotide window CAGGCGCCCGAGGACAGCCAGGTGACGTTGTTGACCTCGCCATAGGCCTCTTCCCAGATCTCGTTCAGCCCGTAATAGGCAAACATCGCCGGCAGATCGAGGCTGAAGCGGGTGTTGAACGGGAAGTAGCCGCCGAAGACCGAGATATCGACCGGCGAGGCCATCGTGGCATCGTCGGATTGTACGGCGTCGATGGTGCCGTTCTGCATGGCGCGGAACAGCTCCGAGGTCGGCACCAGCTGATCGGCGTAATACAGCTCGATCTCCATCTCGCCATTGGCGGCCGCGTTGAAGGCGTCGATCTGCGGCTTGATGACATGGGCCCCCAGCGGCGCGCCCGAATAGGTCTGCAGCCGCCACTTGATCGGCGCGGACTGAGCGTTGACATAGGGCGTGGCCAGCGGCGAGGCGGCAAGCGCGGCGCCGCCAAGCCCGGCGCGCTGCAGGAACTTGCGCCGGCTGGCAAGGATCACCTCGGAGGGCGACTGCGTCTTCGGGGTCTCTGTCATCATGTCTCTCCTTGTTGTTGCATGTCTCGCGGTCCTCTGGCGGGCCGCTTGTCGGGTATCAGCGCCAGGCAACTTCCGCCGCGCGCAGCCTGGCCTGCAATGCAGGGTCGGGCGTGTCCTCGGTCACCAGCAGATCCACCCGCCGCGCCGGGCAGACCCGGAACGCGGCCTTGCGGCCGATCTTGGAGCCATCGACCAGCAGGATCACCTGGTCCGAATTCTCTATCATCGCACGGGCCACCTGTGATTCGTCGAAATCGGCGTCGGTCGCGCCGGCGAGGACATCGAAACCCGCCACCGTCAGCAATGCGTGATCGGCCTGAAACGCGGCGATCTGCGCCAGCGCCACCGGCCCCACCGTCTGATCGTTGCCGGAATTGAAGCCGCCGCCAAGAAGAAACACCCGGTTGCCGCGATCGGCCCTGGCAAAGATCTGCGCGATGCGCAGCGAATTGGTGATGACGGTGAAACCGCCCACCGGCGCCAGCACATCGGCGGCGATCACCGTGGTCGATCCGGTGTCGATGAACAGGGTGTCCCCCGGCTCCACCAGCTCCAGGAGCTTCTCGGCGATGATGCGCTTGGCCGCGGCGTTCTGGGTCATCCGCTCCTGAAAGCTGCCCTCGGACAACAGCCGCAGCCGCTTGGCGCCGCCATGCACCTTCTGCACCAGCCCGCCCTCGGCCAATTGCGCAAGATCGCGGCGGATGGTTTCGGCGGAAACGCCGAAGCGGTCGGCCAGTGCCTCGACCGACATCTGGCCTTCCTGGCCAATGGCCTCCGCGATCCCTGCCTGGCGTGCCTTGGGTTTCATGCAGCCTCCTGCTTAAGGCAGCGAACCGAACGCGGCTGCTCGTGTCAACGTTTTTCGGAAGAATTATGGCAATGAAACTGACCGAATCTTGTGGAATTGTTGACTGAACGGGCAACTCGTGGCAAATCCGGTGGTATGATCGCCCTCCCAAAGGCGAGACCCGCGCCTCACGAAAGGACGCGCCAGATGTTTCCGCGAGCCACCCCTTCCGCCAGCGCTCCCGACCCTGCCCCAAATCCACCTGATAACCGCCGCGATGGCCGTTTCGACGTGGCGGTGATCGGCGCCGGCATCGTCGGCTGCGCGCTTGCCCGGCGGCTGGCGCTGGACGGGGCGCGGGTGGTGGTGCTGGAGAAGGCCGCCGAGGTGCTGGACGGCGCCTCCAAGGGCAACAGCGGCATCCTGCATACCGGCTTCGACGCGCCCGAAGGCTCGCTGGAGCTCGACTGTATCAAGGCCGGCCATGCCGAATATCTCGAAATCCGCGAGCGGCTGAACCTGCCGCTGGTCCGCTCTGCCGCGCTGGTGCTGGCCTGGACCGGGGAAGAGGCGGTGGCCCTGCCCGGCCTGATGCAGCAGGCGCTGGCGAATGGCGTGACCGATGTAGAGCCGCTGGAGCGCGCGGCGCTGCTGGCGCTGGAGCCGGGGCTGGCGCCCACGGTCCGGGCCGGGTTCCGGGTGCCGGGCGAGGCGATCATCGACCCTTGGTCCGCTGCCCATGCCTATCTGCTGCAGGCGCTGGAGAACGGCGCGCTGCTGCTGCGCGGTGCCGAGGTGACGGGCGGCAGCCATGACGGCACGGACTGGCAGCTCGACACGCCGCGCGGAAAGGTCACCGCCGGGCTGGTCATCAACGCCGCCGGCAATTACGGCGACATCGTCGATGACCGGCTGATCGGCCGGCGCGACTTCACCTTGCGCCCGCGCAAGGGGCAGTTCGTGGTCTATGACAAGCCGGCGGCGGCGCTGGCCGGGCATATCCTGCTGCCGGTGCCGACGAAGATCACCAAGGGCGTCGTCGTGTGCCGCACGATCTGGGGCAACCTGCTGGTCGGCCCCACCGCCGAGGATCAGGACGAGCGCGCCACCGCAACGCTGGTGCCGGAGGCACTGGCGGCGCTGAAGGCGCGGGCGAGGCGATCCTGCCCGGGCTGGCGCGCCAGCAGGTCAGCGCCGTCTATGCCGGGCTGCGCCCCGCGACCGAGTTCAAGGATTACCAGATCCGCCGGCACCCGCAGGCCTATGTCACCGTGGGCGGCATCCGCTCCACCGGCCTCAGCGCCGCGCTTGGCATTGCCCGCCACGTCGCGGCGCTGATCGGGGGCGCCTGGCAGCCGCTGGCGCAGCCGGTCTGGCCCCGGATGCCGATGCTGGCCGAGGACGGCCCGCGCGACTGGCAATGCCCCGGCAATGGCGGGATCCTGTGCCATTGCGAAAAGGTCACGCGGCGCGAGGTGGAGGCGGCCTTGACCGGGCCGCTGGCAGCGCAGACCCTGGCAGGGCTGAAGCGCCGCACCCGGGTGACGATGGGGCGCTGCCAGGGATTCTACTGCACCGCCGAGTTGGCCGAGCTGACGCGCGGGCGACTGGTCCAGCCAATGATGGGGCATGACGATGGCGCTTGACCTGCCGGCAGATTGCGACGTGGCCATCATCGGCGCCGGCC belongs to Frigidibacter mobilis and includes:
- a CDS encoding DeoR/GlpR family DNA-binding transcription regulator — encoded protein: MKPKARQAGIAEAIGQEGQMSVEALADRFGVSAETIRRDLAQLAEGGLVQKVHGGAKRLRLLSEGSFQERMTQNAAAKRIIAEKLLELVEPGDTLFIDTGSTTVIAADVLAPVGGFTVITNSLRIAQIFARADRGNRVFLLGGGFNSGNDQTVGPVALAQIAAFQADHALLTVAGFDVLAGATDADFDESQVARAMIENSDQVILLVDGSKIGRKAAFRVCPARRVDLLVTEDTPDPALQARLRAAEVAWR
- a CDS encoding NAD(P)/FAD-dependent oxidoreductase; this encodes MFPRATPSASAPDPAPNPPDNRRDGRFDVAVIGAGIVGCALARRLALDGARVVVLEKAAEVLDGASKGNSGILHTGFDAPEGSLELDCIKAGHAEYLEIRERLNLPLVRSAALVLAWTGEEAVALPGLMQQALANGVTDVEPLERAALLALEPGLAPTVRAGFRVPGEAIIDPWSAAHAYLLQALENGALLLRGAEVTGGSHDGTDWQLDTPRGKVTAGLVINAAGNYGDIVDDRLIGRRDFTLRPRKGQFVVYDKPAAALAGHILLPVPTKITKGVVVCRTIWGNLLVGPTAEDQDERATATLVPEALAALKARARRSCPGWRASRSAPSMPGCAPRPSSRITRSAGTRRPMSPWAASAPPASAPRLALPATSRR
- a CDS encoding (2Fe-2S)-binding protein, which gives rise to MGGIRSTGLSAALGIARHVAALIGGAWQPLAQPVWPRMPMLAEDGPRDWQCPGNGGILCHCEKVTRREVEAALTGPLAAQTLAGLKRRTRVTMGRCQGFYCTAELAELTRGRLVQPMMGHDDGA